One window of the Dongia rigui genome contains the following:
- a CDS encoding acetoacetate decarboxylase family protein, translated as MTQQKGFFYPRSATGSSSLLPSPPWYYAGDLLTVEYRTDPKLIADILPAPLTLAAEDPGAVALIWADWQSCGGSHEEMLDPVRAQYKEAFAVVRCSFEGRTYSRCIYIWVDKDFAMLRGIHQGYPKKFGSVHMTRPHPFAPAPQVAAGGKFGATLAAADRRLAEAVITLKGPSEKNGFVNGHPMAHHRWLPAIDGKGDAHAELIESSGAKFEGGQPFAASVDHFALFDSPTEELSHLKPKEIIGGYYRQIGVVWNGGKSLVPEIK; from the coding sequence ATGACCCAGCAAAAAGGCTTCTTCTATCCGCGCTCAGCGACCGGCAGTTCCAGCCTGCTGCCGTCGCCACCTTGGTATTACGCCGGCGATCTCTTGACCGTCGAATACCGCACGGACCCGAAGCTCATCGCTGATATCCTGCCGGCACCGCTGACGCTGGCGGCCGAAGATCCCGGTGCCGTCGCCCTCATCTGGGCCGATTGGCAGTCCTGCGGCGGCAGCCACGAGGAAATGCTCGATCCGGTGCGTGCCCAATATAAGGAAGCCTTCGCCGTCGTCCGCTGCAGTTTCGAAGGCCGCACCTACTCGCGCTGCATCTATATCTGGGTCGACAAGGATTTCGCGATGCTGCGTGGCATCCATCAGGGCTATCCGAAGAAATTCGGCTCGGTCCACATGACGCGCCCGCATCCCTTCGCCCCGGCACCCCAGGTGGCGGCCGGCGGCAAGTTCGGCGCGACCCTGGCGGCCGCCGACCGGCGCCTCGCCGAAGCGGTCATCACCTTGAAGGGCCCCTCTGAGAAGAACGGCTTCGTCAACGGTCATCCGATGGCGCATCACCGCTGGCTGCCCGCCATCGACGGCAAGGGCGATGCGCATGCCGAACTGATCGAATCCTCCGGCGCAAAATTCGAAGGCGGCCAGCCTTTTGCTGCCTCGGTCGATCATTTTGCACTCTTTGACTCACCCACCGAGGAATTGTCGCATCTGAAGCCCAAGGAGATCATCGGCGGCTATTACCGCCAGATCGGCGTGGTGTGGAACGGCGGCAAGTCGCTGGTGCCGGAAATCAAATGA
- a CDS encoding aldehyde dehydrogenase yields MRSLVEGVEIDGRHWIGGARVGSAESFKSISPIDEQPIADVSAGGEAEVDAAVNAAHKAFQTWRRTSPAERAAYLHKIADLVEARVEQLAVVETRDNGSLLRSHRRGVMPRVAMNFRFFADWLLQLDHPDFDVRGHRNHISYDPSGVAGIITPWNAPLMLGTWRIAPALAAGCTVVYKPPEWAPLTASLLADITAEAGLPAGVFNVVQGLGRNAGAALTRHPKIRRLSFTGSVPTARTIAAAAAPNLVPLSFELGGKSPFIVFADSDFDLAVSTAIGQYDNAGQVCLAGSRILVEESIRAKFQEAFLEKAKNIKQGDPRDEIFDIGPQISRPHFERVAGFVERAKASGLKPLIGGGPNTDLGGLYFRPTLFADPAHDAEILREEVFGPVLCLQSFKDEAQAIAMANDTEYGLAAVVMTGDEKRAERVTREVNAGLVWNNCFFVRDLRQAFGGNGKSGIGREGGTWSFDFYCDVKNAVFAPHGWRK; encoded by the coding sequence ATGAGGTCGCTGGTCGAGGGTGTCGAAATCGATGGCCGCCACTGGATCGGCGGTGCTCGCGTCGGCAGCGCCGAGAGCTTCAAGAGCATATCACCGATCGACGAGCAGCCGATTGCCGACGTTTCGGCCGGTGGCGAGGCGGAAGTCGATGCGGCGGTGAACGCTGCCCATAAGGCGTTCCAGACCTGGCGCCGTACCAGCCCGGCCGAACGCGCGGCCTATCTTCATAAGATCGCCGATCTGGTCGAGGCCAGGGTCGAGCAGCTGGCGGTGGTCGAAACCCGCGACAACGGCTCGCTTCTGCGGTCGCATCGGCGCGGGGTCATGCCGCGCGTTGCCATGAATTTCCGCTTCTTTGCCGATTGGCTGCTGCAGCTAGACCATCCGGATTTCGATGTGCGCGGCCACCGCAACCATATCTCTTATGACCCGAGCGGTGTGGCCGGCATCATCACGCCCTGGAATGCCCCTTTGATGCTGGGCACCTGGCGCATCGCGCCGGCCTTGGCCGCGGGCTGCACCGTCGTCTACAAGCCGCCGGAATGGGCCCCGCTCACCGCCTCGCTGTTGGCGGACATCACGGCGGAGGCGGGCCTGCCGGCAGGTGTCTTCAACGTCGTGCAGGGCCTGGGGCGCAATGCCGGCGCCGCGCTGACGCGCCACCCGAAAATCCGGCGGCTGAGCTTTACCGGTTCGGTGCCGACGGCGCGAACGATCGCGGCCGCAGCTGCTCCCAATCTGGTGCCGCTCTCCTTCGAGCTTGGCGGCAAATCACCCTTCATCGTCTTTGCCGATTCCGATTTCGACCTCGCGGTCAGTACGGCGATCGGGCAATACGACAATGCGGGCCAGGTGTGTCTGGCCGGCAGCCGCATCCTGGTCGAAGAAAGCATCCGCGCGAAATTTCAGGAGGCGTTCCTGGAAAAGGCCAAGAACATCAAGCAAGGCGATCCGCGTGACGAGATATTCGATATCGGCCCGCAGATCAGCCGCCCGCATTTCGAGCGCGTCGCCGGCTTCGTCGAGCGCGCCAAGGCATCGGGCCTCAAGCCGCTCATTGGCGGTGGGCCAAACACGGATCTTGGCGGCCTCTATTTCCGCCCCACGCTCTTTGCCGACCCCGCGCATGATGCGGAGATCCTGCGCGAGGAAGTGTTCGGTCCGGTCCTCTGTCTGCAATCCTTCAAGGATGAGGCGCAGGCGATCGCCATGGCCAATGACACCGAATACGGCCTCGCCGCCGTCGTCATGACCGGCGATGAAAAACGCGCCGAGCGGGTGACGCGCGAGGTGAATGCCGGTCTGGTCTGGAACAACTGCTTCTTCGTGCGCGATCTCAGGCAGGCTTTCGGCGGCAACGGCAAATCGGGCATCGGTCGCGAGGGTGGGACGTGGTCGTTCGACTTCTATTGCGACGTCAAAAACGCGGTCTTTGCGCCGCATGGCTGGAGGAAGTGA
- a CDS encoding DODA-type extradiol aromatic ring-opening family dioxygenase, whose product MGEVVGCGLIAHVPTIMLPEKIRHELNEGKDFSLVEGLHRLKREVLAKLDYDVVVVLDSHWFTTVEFVITSAARRTGKYTSDELPRGMSQVPYDLPGDPAFAELVASKAAKHGTWITPIADPCLPIQYATVNVAHYLQKGNEAWLSMSCAQTGETDDFLRVGRALGEAIAESGKKVLLLASGAMSHKFWPLQKLRAHEAAGVQHIFSPEHAAADLARIDWFKAGDHAQVLKTMPEFLKFKPEANFGHYVMMAAAVGETDFAAPGRLFSDYENSIGTGQVHIWFDRPSGGWTRKNKAAE is encoded by the coding sequence ATGGGCGAAGTCGTCGGCTGCGGGCTTATTGCCCATGTGCCCACCATCATGCTGCCGGAAAAGATCCGGCACGAACTCAACGAGGGCAAGGATTTCAGCCTGGTCGAAGGCCTGCATCGCCTGAAGCGCGAGGTCCTGGCGAAGCTCGACTATGACGTGGTCGTCGTGCTGGATTCGCATTGGTTCACGACGGTCGAATTCGTGATCACCAGTGCGGCACGCCGCACCGGCAAATATACGTCGGATGAACTGCCACGCGGCATGAGCCAGGTGCCTTACGATCTGCCGGGCGATCCAGCCTTTGCCGAACTGGTGGCGAGCAAGGCCGCGAAGCACGGCACCTGGATCACGCCGATTGCCGATCCGTGCCTGCCGATCCAATATGCCACGGTCAATGTTGCCCATTACCTGCAGAAGGGTAACGAGGCCTGGCTCTCCATGAGCTGCGCCCAGACCGGCGAGACCGATGACTTCCTGCGCGTCGGCCGGGCGCTGGGCGAGGCGATCGCGGAGAGCGGCAAAAAGGTTTTGCTGCTCGCCTCCGGCGCCATGAGCCACAAATTCTGGCCGCTGCAGAAACTGCGTGCCCATGAGGCGGCTGGTGTTCAGCATATCTTCAGCCCGGAACATGCGGCGGCGGACCTTGCCCGCATCGATTGGTTCAAGGCCGGTGATCACGCACAGGTGCTCAAGACAATGCCGGAATTCCTGAAGTTCAAGCCGGAAGCCAATTTCGGCCATTATGTGATGATGGCGGCGGCAGTGGGCGAAACCGATTTTGCCGCCCCCGGGCGTCTCTTCAGCGACTATGAAAATTCGATCGGCACCGGCCAGGTGCATATCTGGTTCGACCGCCCGAGCGGTGGTTGGACGCGTAAGAACAAGGCCGCCGAGTAA
- a CDS encoding glutamine synthetase family protein — translation MAGGERLRLLFCDHLNLARGKYLPAAKMVDSSSRFCIGVYAVSYAKDLIPAPGSKMLEGLPDYDAVYKAADIRAGWEPNTKVVIADQYDGQGNPLPLCGRGALKRAIADWNKLGFSPKVGIELEAYAFVRNPEGKWVPYDTPGAFVYSTGPFTDPLRFTDAIWEKATAAGFRIDCFTSEYDSPQFEFTLTYDEALKAVDDIFLFRLLAREVALEHGVLLTFMPKPILNLAGNGLHVNFSFADKAGKNAVGDATVPEQMPALTRGCIAGLMHHHAAMAGLIAPTVNSYDRLKPASLSGFWRNWGVDHRGVTTRLSAEGGAKSRIEHRMADGAANPYTTVATILQAARLGFVGNYDLAPAETADCLETHDAKDGVAENLGGALDALEADKALVAAVGEGLVENHVFVKRHEIERVAGLDAEALRDYYINFI, via the coding sequence ATGGCTGGCGGCGAAAGGCTGCGACTTCTTTTCTGCGATCATCTCAACCTGGCGCGCGGCAAATATCTGCCGGCCGCCAAGATGGTCGACAGTTCGTCACGCTTCTGCATCGGCGTCTATGCGGTGAGCTATGCCAAGGACCTCATCCCGGCGCCGGGTTCCAAGATGCTGGAAGGCCTGCCGGATTATGACGCGGTCTACAAGGCGGCCGATATCCGCGCGGGCTGGGAACCGAACACCAAGGTCGTCATTGCCGATCAGTATGACGGCCAGGGCAACCCGCTGCCACTCTGTGGTCGCGGTGCCTTGAAGCGCGCGATCGCCGATTGGAACAAGCTCGGTTTCAGCCCCAAGGTCGGCATCGAACTTGAAGCCTATGCCTTCGTGCGCAATCCGGAAGGCAAATGGGTTCCCTATGACACGCCGGGTGCCTTCGTCTATTCGACCGGTCCCTTCACCGATCCGCTGCGTTTTACCGATGCGATCTGGGAGAAGGCGACCGCTGCCGGCTTCCGTATCGACTGCTTCACCTCGGAATATGATTCGCCGCAATTCGAATTCACCCTCACCTATGACGAGGCGCTGAAGGCCGTCGATGACATCTTCCTGTTCCGTCTGCTGGCGCGTGAAGTGGCGCTGGAACATGGCGTGCTGTTAACCTTCATGCCCAAGCCGATCCTCAATCTGGCCGGGAACGGCCTGCATGTGAATTTCAGCTTCGCCGACAAGGCCGGCAAGAATGCCGTGGGCGATGCGACGGTCCCGGAACAAATGCCGGCGCTGACGCGCGGTTGCATCGCGGGCCTCATGCATCATCATGCCGCCATGGCCGGATTGATCGCCCCGACGGTGAACTCCTATGACCGCCTGAAACCCGCGAGCCTTTCCGGGTTCTGGCGCAATTGGGGCGTCGACCATCGCGGCGTCACCACGCGCCTCTCGGCCGAAGGTGGTGCCAAATCCCGCATCGAACACCGCATGGCCGATGGTGCCGCCAATCCCTATACGACCGTTGCCACCATCCTGCAGGCGGCCCGCCTGGGCTTTGTGGGGAACTATGACCTGGCGCCGGCCGAAACGGCGGACTGCCTGGAAACCCATGACGCCAAGGACGGGGTTGCGGAAAATCTCGGCGGCGCTCTTGACGCGCTGGAGGCGGACAAGGCACTAGTCGCGGCGGTGGGCGAAGGGCTGGTCGAGAACCATGTCTTCGTGAAACGTCATGAGATCGAGCGCGTGGCGGGGCTCGATGCCGAAGCCTTGCGCGACTATTATATCAACTTCATCTAG
- a CDS encoding cytochrome P450, translating into MTSFKPVDDGHADLSSHDAFLHGAPHNTFARLRRDDPMSWSEMQGGKGFWSITRHADIMDLNKNFELLSSAQGIRMEDQTYEEYLARRTFQETDPPEHSRTRVLVAKAFSKPVVAQFDQQIRAICDSILDDVLARGSFDATKDIARQLPMRMLGQILGTPDEDLDWLVEKGDQLIANTDPEFTSLVLDKVDTDAYRLMPFRSPAGAELYEYAKKLMRDKQAKGDTTGVLHLILQPDAHGNVISETEFRNFFCLLVAAGNDTTRYSIAASLYALCHRPQLMEQLKAGDSNVWETAPDEFIRWASPTMHFRRTATRDFELHGKQVKAGDKVIMWFISANRDDEVFNNPFELDLLRTPNRHVAFGQGGPHVCLGMWLARLEVRILLQELVKRVKSIEQTGAHEFLRSNFIGGIKRLPVTIKAH; encoded by the coding sequence ATGACGAGTTTCAAGCCAGTCGATGACGGCCATGCCGATCTCTCCAGTCACGATGCCTTCCTGCACGGCGCGCCGCACAACACGTTCGCGCGCCTGCGCCGCGACGATCCGATGTCCTGGAGCGAAATGCAGGGCGGCAAGGGGTTCTGGTCCATCACCCGCCATGCCGACATCATGGATCTCAACAAGAATTTCGAGTTGTTGAGCTCGGCCCAAGGCATCCGCATGGAAGACCAGACCTATGAGGAATATCTGGCCCGCCGCACCTTCCAGGAAACCGACCCGCCCGAACATTCGCGCACGCGCGTGCTGGTGGCCAAGGCGTTCTCGAAGCCTGTCGTGGCTCAGTTCGATCAGCAGATCAGGGCCATCTGCGACAGTATTCTCGATGACGTGCTGGCGCGGGGTTCCTTCGACGCCACCAAGGATATCGCGCGGCAATTGCCGATGCGCATGCTGGGCCAGATCTTAGGAACACCGGATGAGGATCTCGATTGGCTGGTGGAGAAGGGCGATCAGCTCATCGCCAATACCGACCCGGAATTCACCAGCCTGGTTCTCGACAAGGTCGACACCGACGCCTATCGCCTGATGCCGTTCCGCTCACCGGCCGGTGCGGAGCTTTATGAATATGCCAAGAAGCTGATGCGCGATAAGCAGGCCAAGGGCGACACGACCGGCGTGCTCCATCTCATCCTGCAGCCGGATGCCCATGGCAATGTCATCAGCGAGACGGAGTTCCGCAATTTCTTCTGCCTGCTGGTCGCAGCCGGCAACGACACGACACGCTATTCCATCGCCGCCTCGCTCTATGCTCTGTGCCACCGCCCCCAGTTGATGGAACAATTGAAGGCCGGCGACAGCAATGTCTGGGAGACGGCGCCCGACGAGTTCATCCGCTGGGCGTCACCTACCATGCATTTCCGCCGCACGGCGACGCGGGATTTCGAGCTGCATGGCAAGCAGGTCAAGGCCGGCGACAAGGTGATCATGTGGTTCATCTCGGCCAATCGCGACGACGAGGTCTTCAACAACCCCTTCGAACTCGATCTGTTGCGGACACCCAACCGTCACGTCGCCTTCGGCCAGGGCGGGCCCCATGTCTGCCTCGGCATGTGGCTGGCACGGCTGGAAGTGCGGATTCTGCTGCAGGAATTGGTGAAGCGCGTAAAGTCGATCGAACAGACGGGCGCCCATGAATTCCTGCGCTCGAACTTCATCGGCGGCATCAAGCGCCTGCCGGTTACCATCAAGGCTCATTAA
- a CDS encoding APC family permease → MTESNTTNKLQRDALGVAAVTFFVVSAAAPLTAVAGGYPIAMLLGNGVGVPLAVLLVMAILLVFSVGYTTMARHISNAGSFYAFTTRGLGGVMGGAAAYIAVLAYNAMQIGLYGLIGAVAAGTVAALSGGSIDLPWWVWSLASWVLVGIFGYLKIDLSAKVLAVLVCAEYIIVVVLDLAILGNGGPEGVSTVSFTPTAFSTGEPIIGMLLCFAAFMGFEATTIYAEEARDPEKTVPRATYLSVLVIGIFYAFSTWCMVIGTGASKLMETLGGLADPTTFIFVLSDQYVGSWLTTIISLLLISSVFAALLAFHNAAARYFYVLGREGLLPAGLGRTHDEHKSPHIGSVLQTVLGVVVLAIFIVTAQDPVLGLFAWLTNLATLSVIALMAIVSFAVVVFFRRNSQLAPNALKTLIAPLVAGVLLAIIAYQVVTHFDVLTGASPALAIGLPILVPIAGVVGALVAFQMKQSNASRYAKLGAGQ, encoded by the coding sequence ATGACCGAATCCAATACCACCAATAAACTGCAGCGGGACGCCCTCGGCGTCGCGGCAGTCACGTTCTTCGTCGTCTCGGCCGCGGCACCGCTGACGGCCGTCGCGGGCGGCTATCCGATCGCCATGCTGCTCGGCAACGGCGTCGGCGTGCCCTTGGCCGTGCTGCTGGTGATGGCAATCCTGCTCGTCTTCTCGGTGGGCTACACCACCATGGCGCGGCATATTTCCAATGCCGGGTCCTTTTACGCCTTCACCACGCGTGGTCTCGGCGGTGTCATGGGGGGTGCTGCGGCCTATATCGCGGTCCTTGCCTATAACGCCATGCAGATCGGCCTCTACGGCCTTATCGGGGCCGTGGCGGCCGGCACCGTTGCCGCCTTGAGCGGCGGGTCGATCGACCTTCCCTGGTGGGTCTGGTCGCTCGCGTCCTGGGTGCTGGTTGGCATCTTCGGTTATCTGAAGATCGATCTCTCCGCCAAGGTCCTCGCCGTTCTGGTCTGCGCCGAATACATCATCGTCGTCGTGCTCGACCTTGCCATTCTCGGCAATGGCGGGCCGGAAGGTGTCAGCACGGTGAGCTTCACCCCGACCGCTTTCTCGACCGGCGAGCCCATCATCGGCATGCTGCTCTGCTTTGCGGCCTTCATGGGCTTCGAAGCCACCACGATCTATGCCGAGGAAGCGCGCGATCCGGAAAAGACCGTGCCGCGGGCGACCTATCTCTCGGTCCTCGTCATCGGCATCTTCTACGCCTTCTCGACCTGGTGCATGGTGATCGGCACCGGTGCCTCGAAGCTGATGGAAACCCTGGGCGGCTTGGCCGATCCCACCACCTTCATCTTCGTTCTCTCCGATCAATATGTCGGCAGTTGGCTTACCACCATCATCAGCCTGCTGCTGATTTCCAGTGTGTTTGCGGCCCTCCTCGCCTTCCACAATGCGGCTGCCCGTTACTTCTACGTGCTCGGGCGCGAAGGCCTGTTGCCGGCGGGCCTGGGGCGGACCCATGACGAGCATAAGAGCCCGCATATCGGCTCCGTGCTGCAGACGGTGCTGGGTGTGGTCGTCCTCGCCATCTTCATCGTCACGGCGCAGGATCCGGTGCTGGGCCTGTTTGCCTGGCTCACCAACCTCGCAACCTTGAGCGTCATCGCCTTGATGGCCATCGTCTCCTTCGCGGTGGTGGTGTTCTTCCGGCGCAACAGCCAATTGGCCCCCAATGCGCTGAAAACCCTGATCGCCCCGCTGGTGGCCGGCGTGCTGCTCGCCATCATCGCCTATCAGGTGGTGACGCATTTCGACGTGCTGACCGGCGCTTCGCCGGCCCTGGCGATCGGCCTGCCGATCCTGGTGCCGATCGCCGGCGTGGTCGGCGCGCTGGTCGCTTTCCAGATGAAGCAATCCAACGCATCCCGGTACGCCAAACTCGGCGCCGGCCAATAG
- a CDS encoding fumarylacetoacetate hydrolase family protein has protein sequence MTEYRRILLGGAVVETERQGDELVARDGRRVAIKDAIHLPPVQPGKIIAVHLNHVSRVHEFQIKLSATPTYFQKPTSSLNSHWGEIVRPKNCKWLNYEGEVAIVIGKRARNISQAEAGAYIAGYTVANDFGLHDFRDTDAGSMLRVKGSDTLCPLGPGFVTGWDFRNKYLRTYVNGVLKQDGNTSEMTWDMNYLVADIARNITLEPGDVLLSGTPANSRPVVPGDLVEVEVEGLGRLSNRVVEGPAEIRTELGAQPTESEEVLSTALGGDWEFRGIRAPKKPGA, from the coding sequence ATGACCGAATATCGCCGCATCCTGCTGGGTGGTGCCGTGGTCGAGACCGAGCGCCAGGGCGACGAACTGGTGGCGCGCGATGGTCGCCGGGTCGCCATCAAGGACGCAATTCATTTGCCGCCCGTGCAGCCCGGCAAGATCATCGCCGTGCATCTCAACCATGTGAGCCGCGTGCACGAGTTTCAGATCAAGCTGTCGGCGACACCGACTTACTTTCAGAAGCCCACCTCGTCGCTCAATTCGCATTGGGGTGAGATCGTCCGGCCGAAGAACTGCAAATGGCTGAACTATGAGGGCGAGGTTGCCATCGTCATCGGCAAGCGCGCCCGCAACATCAGCCAAGCCGAGGCCGGCGCCTATATCGCCGGCTACACGGTCGCTAATGATTTCGGTCTGCATGACTTCCGCGACACCGACGCTGGATCGATGCTGCGCGTGAAAGGCAGCGACACGCTCTGTCCGCTGGGGCCGGGTTTCGTCACAGGGTGGGATTTCCGCAACAAGTATCTGCGGACCTATGTGAACGGCGTCTTGAAACAGGACGGCAACACGTCGGAGATGACGTGGGATATGAACTACCTTGTGGCCGATATCGCCCGCAATATCACACTGGAGCCGGGCGACGTGCTGCTCTCCGGGACGCCGGCCAATTCGCGCCCCGTGGTGCCCGGCGATCTGGTCGAGGTCGAGGTCGAAGGTCTGGGGCGTCTATCCAACCGCGTCGTCGAAGGCCCGGCCGAGATCCGTACCGAGCTTGGCGCGCAACCGACCGAATCCGAAGAAGTGCTCTCGACAGCACTTGGCGGCGATTGGGAATTCCGCGGCATTCGCGCGCCGAAGAAACCCGGCGCCTGA
- a CDS encoding pyridoxal phosphate-dependent decarboxylase family protein: protein MTPEEFRKLGHQLIDWVADYRARAGEQPITTHIQPGAIKAAFPAEPPQQAESIDNLLGDVERLIMPGITHWQHPRFFAYFPSNSLLSSVLADYLATGLGVLGLSWASSPALTEVEEVATDWMRRMLGLSDAWSGVIQDTASSSTLVALLSARERSTNYGANAGGLQAQERPLVVYGSAQSHSSVDKAALLAGFGRDNIRHVSTDAAFAMHPAALRAAIEADLAAGRKPCAIVATVGTTATTAIDPVKEIAAIAQEFGLWLHIDAAMAGSAMILPECRWMWAGVEAADSIVTNPHKWLGVAFDCSLFYVRDPQHLVRVMSTNPSYLRSSADAEVKNYRDWGLPLGRKFRALKLWVLIREQGVDGLQARLRRDLAQAQWLKGEIEATPGWRVLAPVPLQTICVRHEPAGLSGAALDRHTLDWSEKVNRSGEAYVTPAQLDGRWMVRLSLGAHLTEQQDVEALWRTMRNCAET, encoded by the coding sequence ATGACGCCCGAGGAATTCCGCAAGCTGGGTCATCAATTGATCGACTGGGTCGCGGATTACCGGGCCCGGGCGGGCGAACAGCCGATCACGACCCACATTCAGCCGGGTGCCATCAAGGCGGCGTTCCCGGCCGAGCCACCGCAGCAGGCGGAATCGATCGACAATCTGTTGGGCGATGTCGAGCGGCTGATCATGCCCGGCATCACGCATTGGCAGCATCCGCGCTTCTTTGCGTACTTTCCGTCCAACAGCCTGCTCTCCAGCGTGCTGGCGGATTACCTTGCGACCGGCCTTGGTGTGCTGGGCCTCTCTTGGGCGTCGAGCCCGGCCTTGACCGAGGTCGAGGAAGTGGCGACCGATTGGATGCGCCGCATGCTGGGCCTCTCGGATGCCTGGTCCGGTGTCATTCAGGACACGGCGTCGAGCTCCACGCTGGTGGCGCTGCTCTCGGCCCGCGAACGCAGCACGAATTATGGCGCCAATGCGGGCGGCCTGCAGGCGCAAGAGCGGCCGCTGGTGGTTTACGGGTCCGCGCAAAGCCATTCCTCGGTCGACAAGGCGGCGCTTCTTGCCGGATTCGGGCGCGATAACATCCGCCATGTGTCGACCGATGCGGCCTTCGCCATGCATCCGGCGGCCTTGCGTGCGGCGATCGAGGCCGATCTCGCCGCCGGCCGCAAGCCTTGCGCCATTGTGGCGACCGTTGGCACCACGGCAACCACCGCGATCGATCCGGTCAAGGAGATCGCAGCGATCGCGCAGGAATTCGGCTTGTGGCTGCATATCGATGCGGCCATGGCCGGTTCCGCCATGATCCTGCCGGAATGCCGCTGGATGTGGGCGGGTGTCGAGGCGGCGGATTCGATCGTCACCAACCCGCATAAATGGCTGGGTGTCGCCTTCGACTGCTCGCTCTTTTACGTGCGCGATCCGCAGCATCTGGTGCGGGTCATGTCGACCAATCCGTCCTACCTGCGCAGCAGTGCCGATGCCGAGGTGAAGAATTACCGCGATTGGGGCCTGCCCTTGGGCCGGAAGTTCCGCGCCCTCAAGCTCTGGGTCCTCATTCGCGAGCAAGGCGTTGATGGCTTGCAGGCGCGCCTCCGCCGCGATCTGGCGCAGGCGCAATGGCTTAAAGGCGAGATCGAGGCGACGCCCGGCTGGCGCGTTCTCGCCCCCGTACCGCTGCAGACGATCTGCGTGCGCCACGAGCCAGCGGGCTTGAGCGGCGCGGCACTTGATCGCCATACCCTCGATTGGTCCGAAAAAGTCAATCGATCGGGTGAGGCTTATGTCACCCCAGCGCAATTGGATGGACGCTGGATGGTTCGCCTGTCGCTGGGGGCACATCTGACCGAACAACAGGATGTCGAGGCCCTGTGGCGCACAATGCGCAACTGTGCCGAGACCTGA
- a CDS encoding MarR family winged helix-turn-helix transcriptional regulator has translation MAEVLGEKRVAGLRVNLESMALVSNIHRASGFIRDHFERAILKDADLHWSAFVTLWCLWIYGELETRRLAAEAGVAKSTLSSILNMLEARKLVRRRTNELERRLVIVNLTASGAEVISGLFPKFNAEETRIVERLSPKQIQAATEAIRLILATIIELDGIAEEE, from the coding sequence TTGGCAGAAGTCTTGGGCGAGAAGCGGGTTGCGGGCCTCCGGGTCAATCTCGAATCGATGGCGCTGGTCTCCAACATCCACCGCGCCTCCGGCTTCATCCGCGATCATTTCGAACGGGCGATCCTGAAAGATGCCGATTTACATTGGTCAGCCTTCGTGACGCTGTGGTGCCTGTGGATCTATGGCGAGCTGGAAACGCGGCGACTCGCGGCCGAAGCGGGTGTCGCCAAAAGCACGCTCTCCTCGATCCTCAACATGCTGGAGGCGCGGAAACTAGTGCGCCGGCGCACCAACGAATTGGAGCGCCGCCTTGTCATCGTCAATCTGACGGCCAGCGGTGCCGAGGTGATCAGCGGTCTCTTTCCGAAATTCAATGCGGAGGAAACGCGCATCGTCGAACGTCTATCGCCGAAGCAGATCCAGGCTGCAACCGAAGCCATTCGCCTGATCCTTGCCACCATCATCGAGCTCGACGGGATCGCCGAAGAAGAATAA